Genomic window (Fundidesulfovibrio terrae):
TTCCTGCTTTAGCTATGAGTTGCATTCCCCGGTGATGAGGCATACTGCGTGGACACAATGAAGAATCGTTCCGTGGAATTGGCGGCCGGACTGTTCGTTCTGGCCGGGCTTTTGTGCGCGGCCTACCTCACGGTGAGGCTCGGCAAGCTCGAAGTGCTCGGTGGCGACAGCTACGAGATCAAGGCCCGCTTCATCGACGTGACCGGCCTCAAGGAAGGCGCGGGAGTGGAGCTGGCCGGGGTGCGCGTGGGACGGGTGGAGTCCATCGGGCTCTCGCCCGACAAGCACGCCATCGTGACCATGCTCATCGAGAAAGGCGTGAAAGTGACCGACGACGCCATCGTGTCCGTGAAGACCAGCGGGCTCATCGGCGACAAATACCTGAAGATCACCCCCGGCGGCGCCGGAGACCCCCTGGCGCCAGGCGGACTGCTCACCGACACGGAATCTTCCGTGGACATCCAGGAACTCATCGGCAAGTACGTTTTCGGCGGAGTGAAGGAGGAGAAGAAATGACGGCGCGTGCCCTGAACGTGCTTTTTCTGGTTTTGCTTCTTTCCGGCTGGTCTCACGCAGCCCAGGCCGGACAGGCTCGCGACACCCTCAAGGCCAGCGTGGACGAAGTGCTGTCCGTGCTCTCCAGCACCAAATCCGGCGACCCTGCCCGCACGGAAAAGCTCCAGGCGGCGGTGAGCAAGGTTTTCGACCCCGAGGAACTGGCCAGGCGCACCCTGGCAGCCAACTGGGAAGCCTTCAATCCGGACGAACGCCAGCGTTTCACCAAGGCGTTCGTGAGGCTTCTGGAGCACACCTACCTGCGCCGCATCGAAGCCTACACCGACGAGAAGGTGGTGTTCATGGACGAGTCGGTGCTGGGTGAAGGCCGTTCGGAAGTGAGCACCAAGATCGTCACCTCCAGCAAGGAGGTGCCCATAGTGTACAGGCTCATCAAGAAGAACGACTGGAAGGTCTACGACGTGGTCATCGAGGGTGTCAGCCTCGTGCAGAACTACCGCAACCAGTTCAACCAGATTCTGGCCAAGGAAAGTCCCGCCCAGCTCATCGGCAGGGTTGAAACCATGGGCTCGGCCAGCTAAGGTACGTTCATGAAATCATCCAGCCGCCGCCTCGTCCTGGTTCTCTCCCTCCTGCTGGCCTTGTGCGCCGCGGCCGGGTGCGCCTCCAAGAAAGCCGCCCAGGCTCCTCTCGACCCCGAGGACGCCCCCCTGCCCCAGATCGCCGATCCGCTTGAGCCATGGAACCGTTTCTGGTTCGGGTTCAACGACGTGTTCTACATGGGCCTGGGCAAGCCCTTCAGCCGGGCCTACACCACCGTGCTGCCCAAGTACGCCCGGGACCGCATCGAGAACGCCTATTCGAACTTCCTCTTTCCGGCCCGTTTCGTGAACGC
Coding sequences:
- the mlaD gene encoding outer membrane lipid asymmetry maintenance protein MlaD; the encoded protein is MKNRSVELAAGLFVLAGLLCAAYLTVRLGKLEVLGGDSYEIKARFIDVTGLKEGAGVELAGVRVGRVESIGLSPDKHAIVTMLIEKGVKVTDDAIVSVKTSGLIGDKYLKITPGGAGDPLAPGGLLTDTESSVDIQELIGKYVFGGVKEEKK
- a CDS encoding MlaC/ttg2D family ABC transporter substrate-binding protein, whose protein sequence is MTARALNVLFLVLLLSGWSHAAQAGQARDTLKASVDEVLSVLSSTKSGDPARTEKLQAAVSKVFDPEELARRTLAANWEAFNPDERQRFTKAFVRLLEHTYLRRIEAYTDEKVVFMDESVLGEGRSEVSTKIVTSSKEVPIVYRLIKKNDWKVYDVVIEGVSLVQNYRNQFNQILAKESPAQLIGRVETMGSAS